A stretch of the Archangium violaceum genome encodes the following:
- the prfB gene encoding peptide chain release factor 2 (programmed frameshift), whose translation MANDSMEKIGGLRERLMALRGHLDLDRKRSRIALIERESTLPNFWDDNTKAQAMLKEKSTLESSVSSFEKTLRGLDDAQVLFELAAEANDEASAKEAEESLSSLEAEVSKLELARMLSGEQDRSNCFMDINAGAGGTDSMDWAAMLMRMYTRYCESKGWKVEINDAVPGEEAGFKNVSLRIEGEFAYGYLKAEVGVHRLVRISPFDANARRQTAFASVDVYPEVDDSIQIDIPEKDYELKFIRGGGAGGQKVNKTSSTAQLRHLPTGILITCQTERSQSANKDMAFKILRARLYEIELKKREAEQAAAEAQKKDISFGSQIRSYVLAPYRMVKDLRTGVETGNVDAVLDGDLEQFVTAQLMGVKNPNRNAPE comes from the exons ATGGCGAACGACTCGATGGAGAAAATCGGCGGGCTTCGCGAGCGTCTGATGGCGCTCAGGGGGCATCTT GACCTCGATCGCAAGCGGTCACGTATCGCGCTGATCGAGCGGGAGTCCACGCTCCCCAACTTCTGGGACGACAACACCAAGGCGCAGGCGATGCTCAAGGAGAAGTCCACGCTGGAGTCGAGCGTGAGCTCCTTCGAGAAGACGCTGCGCGGCCTGGACGACGCGCAGGTGCTCTTCGAGCTGGCGGCCGAGGCCAACGACGAGGCCAGCGCGAAGGAGGCCGAGGAATCCCTCTCCTCGCTCGAGGCGGAGGTCTCCAAGCTGGAGCTGGCGCGGATGCTCTCCGGCGAGCAGGACCGGTCCAACTGCTTCATGGACATCAACGCGGGCGCGGGCGGCACGGACTCCATGGACTGGGCCGCCATGCTCATGCGCATGTACACGCGCTACTGCGAGAGCAAGGGCTGGAAGGTTGAAATCAACGACGCGGTGCCGGGTGAAGAGGCGGGCTTCAAGAACGTCTCGCTGCGCATCGAGGGCGAGTTCGCCTACGGCTACCTCAAGGCCGAGGTGGGCGTGCACCGGCTGGTGCGCATCAGCCCCTTCGACGCCAACGCGCGCCGTCAGACGGCCTTCGCCTCGGTGGACGTCTACCCGGAGGTCGACGACTCCATCCAGATCGACATCCCGGAGAAGGACTACGAGCTGAAGTTCATCCGCGGCGGTGGCGCGGGCGGCCAGAAGGTCAACAAGACCTCCTCGACGGCGCAACTGCGCCACCTGCCGACCGGCATCCTCATCACCTGCCAGACGGAGCGCTCGCAGTCGGCCAACAAGGACATGGCCTTCAAGATCCTCCGCGCGCGCCTCTACGAAATCGAGCTGAAGAAGCGCGAGGCCGAGCAGGCCGCCGCCGAGGCGCAGAAGAAGGACATCTCCTTCGGCTCGCAGATCCGCTCCTACGTGCTGGCCCCCTACCGCATGGTGAAGGACCTTCGCACCGGCGTGGAGACGGGCAACGTGGACGCGGTGCTGGACGGGGACCTCGAGCAGTTCGTCACCGCCCAGCTGATGGGCGTGAAGAACCCCAACCGCAACGCCCCCGAGTAG
- a CDS encoding RNA polymerase sigma factor has translation MPSSGVLGVDVEGTPVTGESDAASSEERLLLARLRRGDPEAFEALVRAHQDRLYDFCVRMLGDREEANDLVQDIFVSAHQHLAKFREDSRLSTWLFRIGKNHCINRLKYLNRRGRGRSEEYGEQNEGALAELLGSPPGPDAALESAREQARVQWAISQLDPEPRMLVALRDIEGLSYEEIVDITELPLGTVKSRLHRAREKLADLLGRLEE, from the coding sequence GTGCCATCGAGCGGGGTGCTCGGCGTGGATGTGGAGGGGACGCCGGTGACGGGCGAGTCCGATGCCGCCTCGAGCGAGGAGCGCCTGTTGCTGGCGCGGTTGCGGCGGGGCGACCCGGAGGCCTTCGAGGCGCTGGTGCGGGCGCACCAGGACCGGCTCTATGACTTCTGCGTGCGGATGCTGGGGGACCGGGAGGAGGCGAACGACCTGGTGCAGGACATCTTCGTGAGCGCCCACCAGCACCTCGCGAAGTTCCGGGAGGACTCCCGGCTGTCCACGTGGCTGTTCCGCATCGGGAAGAACCACTGCATCAACCGGCTGAAGTACCTGAATCGGCGGGGGAGGGGACGGTCGGAGGAGTACGGCGAGCAGAACGAGGGGGCGCTGGCGGAGCTCCTGGGCTCGCCGCCGGGGCCGGACGCGGCGTTGGAGTCGGCACGGGAGCAGGCAAGGGTGCAGTGGGCCATCTCCCAGCTGGACCCCGAGCCGCGCATGCTGGTGGCGTTGAGGGACATCGAGGGGCTTTCGTACGAGGAGATCGTCGACATCACCGAGCTACCGTTGGGAACCGTGAAGAGTCGGCTCCACCGGGCGCGGGAAAAGCTGGCGGATCTCCTGGGACGGCTTGAGGAATGA
- a CDS encoding anti-sigma factor family protein, translated as MPAQLSHRETRALFIALADEELPADKAKEVRSHLDGCGECQQGWQRYSSTVLRLRQVEKQKAPPALASRVMTRVKRQRRFGLRRLSLMHAHYRLPVEILIPLLLAAAVGAFLIMSAP; from the coding sequence ATGCCAGCGCAGCTCAGCCACCGCGAGACCAGGGCCCTCTTCATCGCCCTCGCCGACGAGGAGCTCCCCGCCGACAAGGCGAAGGAGGTCCGCTCGCACCTGGACGGGTGTGGCGAGTGCCAGCAGGGCTGGCAGCGCTATTCGAGCACCGTGCTGCGGCTGCGCCAGGTGGAGAAGCAGAAGGCTCCGCCCGCGCTGGCTTCCAGGGTGATGACGCGGGTGAAGCGGCAGCGCCGCTTCGGGCTGAGGCGGTTGAGCCTGATGCACGCGCATTACCGCCTGCCGGTGGAGATCCTCATCCCGCTGCTCCTCGCGGCGGCGGTGGGGGCCTTCCTCATCATGTCCGCGCCCTGA
- the lysS gene encoding lysine--tRNA ligase encodes MADTPENKTNAEADLGSKEQEIYDQRLDKARKWRDSGFNPYGNGYRPQHLAADILARHGNQSMEELEKAEPTAYDVAGRIVAVRSFGKAAFVKLRDRSGEIQAHLKKDALGDAYELFKLTDMGDFVAVQGTVFRSKTGELTLAATKFVPLTKSLRPLPEKWHGLTDVEVRYRQRYLDMVSNPEVKQTFLKRNKLIRYIRDFLDARDFIEVETPMMHPLVSGAAARPFVTHHNALDIDLYMRIAPELYLKRLVVGGIERVYEINRNFRNEGISTRHNPEFTMLEFYQAYATFEDLMDLTEEMLSGAAKAVTGDTKVSYQGHVLDFGKGWRRIPMTEAIREVVPSLSDKDMADADRLRHELLETTHGEAERRAIETMHHGELVGALFEHHVEQKLVHPTFITHYPTAVSPLARRNDQNPDITDRFELFIAGREIGNAFSELNDPIDQKGRFLSQLEARQRGQQETMDFDEDYIRALEHGMPPTAGEGIGIDRVAMLFTDSPSIRDVILFPLLKPLAK; translated from the coding sequence ATGGCTGACACTCCAGAGAACAAGACGAACGCGGAAGCGGACCTCGGGTCCAAGGAGCAGGAGATCTACGACCAGCGCCTCGACAAGGCGCGCAAATGGCGGGATTCCGGTTTCAACCCGTACGGCAACGGCTACCGTCCCCAGCACCTGGCCGCGGACATCCTCGCCCGCCACGGCAACCAGTCCATGGAGGAGCTCGAGAAGGCCGAGCCCACCGCCTATGACGTGGCCGGCCGCATCGTGGCCGTGCGCAGCTTCGGCAAGGCCGCCTTCGTCAAGCTGCGTGACCGCTCCGGGGAAATCCAGGCGCACCTGAAGAAGGACGCGCTCGGGGACGCCTATGAGCTCTTCAAGCTCACGGACATGGGTGACTTCGTCGCCGTGCAGGGCACGGTGTTCCGCTCGAAGACGGGCGAGCTGACCCTGGCGGCCACGAAGTTCGTGCCGCTCACCAAGTCCCTGCGGCCCCTGCCCGAGAAGTGGCACGGCCTCACGGACGTGGAGGTCCGCTACCGCCAGCGCTACCTGGACATGGTCTCCAACCCGGAGGTCAAGCAGACGTTCCTCAAGCGCAACAAGCTCATCCGCTACATCCGGGACTTCCTCGACGCGCGCGACTTCATCGAGGTGGAGACCCCGATGATGCACCCGCTGGTGTCCGGCGCGGCGGCCCGTCCCTTCGTCACCCACCACAACGCCCTGGACATCGATCTGTACATGCGGATCGCCCCGGAGTTGTACCTCAAGCGCCTGGTGGTGGGCGGCATCGAGCGCGTCTACGAGATCAACCGCAACTTCCGCAACGAGGGCATCAGCACCCGGCACAACCCCGAGTTCACGATGCTCGAGTTCTACCAGGCCTACGCCACGTTCGAGGACCTGATGGACCTCACCGAGGAGATGCTCTCGGGCGCGGCGAAGGCGGTGACGGGGGACACGAAGGTGTCCTACCAGGGTCACGTGCTGGACTTCGGCAAGGGGTGGAGGCGCATCCCCATGACCGAGGCCATCCGCGAGGTCGTCCCCTCGCTCAGCGACAAGGACATGGCGGACGCGGACCGGCTGCGCCACGAGCTGCTCGAGACGACGCACGGGGAGGCCGAGCGCCGCGCCATCGAGACGATGCACCACGGGGAACTGGTGGGCGCGCTCTTCGAGCACCACGTGGAGCAGAAGCTGGTGCACCCCACGTTCATCACGCACTACCCCACGGCCGTGAGCCCGCTGGCGCGCCGCAACGACCAGAACCCGGACATCACCGACCGCTTCGAGCTCTTCATCGCCGGCCGGGAGATCGGCAACGCCTTCTCCGAGCTCAACGATCCGATCGATCAGAAGGGACGCTTCCTCTCCCAGCTGGAGGCCAGGCAGCGGGGCCAGCAGGAGACGATGGACTTCGACGAGGACTACATCCGCGCGCTCGAGCACGGTATGCCGCCCACGGCCGGCGAGGGCATCGGGATTGATCGCGTCGCCATGCTGTTCACGGATTCACCGTCGATCCGCGACGTCATTCTTTTCCCCCTCCTCAAGCCGCTTGCGAAGTAG
- a CDS encoding ABC transporter permease, with the protein MNAERQTVYRWSFIWSGALVALVGAVLLGVAITRSDAWERVTGVLGLSVIGWGGLVQTLNALALMPVQSAVPSSVGIVGTEYLLSGAAAWLVGWALIATGIRRAPAPTEGPSPAAGAALYPRLAQYRDFYWSTLGAYGGGILLAELVLILLQTFLASGGSGERGLAPTIAFGISLIVASLVAFVCGFVGASRARRVAMPEATIGVIYLGLPVPIMLTLIEQIPDLQVSLGYRLREVTYVADMLGRPVVGYWLVFSLLVLMLVLGINTGFIAAGSGRLDLKLGFELFVARRHVGVFRPSLLLGTLAVLMFGIIPPLVVYGIIRAVEAAVERSRIRALGLQDPLAAASALNRLKLREQSPTMMMTALSVGGVGVGVMALIIVLSVMSGFEEDLQKKILGAHSHVVVSKYAGHLPEYKRLMEQISKVPGVIGQTPSIDNPVMVLAEDEVQGIVLKGIDPETVGSVLDLRKNMLPGGELDNLETPQKIVPRRAFGGFGQQPSNEQDEEEEVDPIIGKSSKSAEEKVLPGIVLGRELAAILRVVVGDRVNVISPQGAELGPAGLIPKSRAFRVAGIFYSGMYEYDAKFAYILLSEAQKLFGADGPSGIELKVADVDDARRIASAASREVGGYPYRARDWGEIHRNIFSALRLEKLVMGIILSIIIVVAAGLIVATVIMLVLEKRKEIAVLKALGVSDGGIVKIFLAEGLQIGVAGGLLGLLSGLTWCYFILKVGIKLDPSVYYIPNLPVKIEPLQTALSVVIAVLVTYLASIYPALKASSVEPVEGLKAE; encoded by the coding sequence GTGAACGCCGAACGGCAGACCGTCTACCGCTGGAGCTTCATCTGGAGCGGCGCCCTCGTGGCGCTCGTTGGCGCCGTGCTGCTCGGCGTGGCCATCACCCGTTCGGATGCCTGGGAGCGGGTGACGGGCGTGCTCGGCCTGTCCGTGATCGGTTGGGGCGGGCTCGTGCAGACGCTCAACGCGCTGGCGCTGATGCCGGTGCAGTCCGCCGTGCCTTCCTCGGTGGGCATCGTCGGCACCGAGTATCTCCTCTCCGGTGCGGCGGCCTGGCTGGTGGGCTGGGCGCTCATCGCCACCGGCATCCGGCGGGCTCCCGCTCCTACCGAGGGGCCGAGCCCGGCCGCCGGGGCGGCGTTGTACCCGCGGCTGGCGCAGTACCGTGATTTCTACTGGAGCACGCTGGGCGCCTACGGTGGCGGCATCCTGCTGGCGGAGCTGGTGCTCATCCTCCTGCAGACGTTCCTGGCCAGTGGAGGGAGCGGGGAGCGCGGCCTGGCGCCGACGATCGCCTTCGGTATCTCGCTGATCGTCGCGTCGCTGGTGGCCTTCGTGTGCGGCTTCGTCGGCGCCTCGCGCGCGCGGCGGGTGGCCATGCCCGAGGCCACCATCGGTGTCATCTACCTGGGCCTGCCCGTGCCCATCATGCTGACGCTCATCGAGCAGATCCCCGACCTCCAGGTGTCGCTGGGCTACCGGCTGCGCGAGGTGACGTACGTGGCGGACATGCTCGGCCGCCCGGTGGTGGGGTACTGGCTCGTCTTCTCGCTGCTGGTGCTCATGCTGGTGCTGGGCATCAACACCGGCTTCATCGCGGCGGGCAGTGGGCGCTTGGACCTGAAGCTCGGCTTCGAGCTCTTCGTCGCCCGGCGCCACGTGGGCGTGTTCCGCCCCTCGTTGCTGCTGGGCACGCTGGCGGTGCTGATGTTCGGCATCATTCCGCCCCTCGTCGTCTACGGCATCATCCGCGCGGTGGAGGCGGCCGTGGAGCGCAGCCGCATCCGCGCCCTGGGGCTGCAGGATCCGCTCGCCGCCGCGTCCGCGCTCAACCGCCTCAAGCTGCGCGAGCAGTCGCCCACCATGATGATGACGGCGCTCTCGGTGGGGGGGGTGGGCGTGGGCGTGATGGCGCTTATCATCGTCCTGTCGGTGATGAGCGGCTTCGAGGAGGATCTGCAGAAGAAGATCCTCGGAGCCCACTCGCACGTGGTGGTGTCGAAGTACGCGGGCCACCTGCCCGAGTACAAGCGGCTGATGGAGCAGATCTCCAAGGTGCCCGGGGTGATCGGGCAGACGCCTTCCATCGACAACCCGGTGATGGTGCTCGCCGAGGACGAGGTGCAGGGCATCGTCCTCAAGGGCATCGATCCGGAGACGGTGGGCTCGGTGTTGGATCTGCGCAAGAACATGCTGCCGGGCGGCGAGCTGGACAACCTCGAGACGCCCCAGAAGATCGTCCCCCGGCGCGCGTTCGGGGGATTCGGCCAGCAGCCCTCCAACGAGCAGGACGAGGAGGAAGAGGTAGACCCCATCATCGGCAAGAGCTCGAAGAGCGCCGAGGAGAAGGTGCTGCCCGGCATCGTGCTCGGCCGCGAGCTGGCCGCCATCCTGCGGGTGGTGGTGGGGGACCGGGTGAACGTCATCTCCCCGCAGGGCGCGGAGCTGGGCCCCGCCGGTCTCATCCCCAAGAGCCGCGCCTTCCGCGTCGCGGGCATCTTCTACTCGGGCATGTACGAGTACGACGCCAAGTTCGCCTACATCCTGCTCTCCGAGGCGCAGAAGCTCTTCGGCGCCGATGGCCCCAGCGGCATCGAGCTGAAGGTGGCGGACGTGGATGATGCCCGGCGTATCGCCTCGGCGGCGTCGCGCGAGGTGGGCGGCTACCCCTACCGCGCCCGCGACTGGGGGGAGATCCACCGCAACATCTTCTCCGCCCTCCGGCTGGAGAAGCTGGTGATGGGCATCATCCTGTCCATCATCATCGTGGTGGCCGCCGGCCTCATCGTGGCCACCGTCATCATGCTCGTGCTGGAGAAGCGCAAGGAGATCGCCGTGCTCAAGGCACTGGGTGTCTCCGACGGCGGCATCGTGAAGATCTTCCTCGCCGAGGGCCTGCAGATTGGCGTGGCGGGGGGCCTGCTCGGACTCCTGTCCGGTCTGACGTGGTGCTACTTCATCCTGAAGGTGGGCATCAAACTGGACCCGTCCGTCTATTACATCCCGAACCTGCCGGTGAAGATCGAGCCGCTGCAGACCGCGCTCTCGGTGGTCATCGCGGTACTCGTCACCTACCTGGCGTCCATCTATCCCGCGCTCAAGGCGAGCAGCGTGGAGCCGGTGGAAGGTCTGAAGGCGGAGTGA
- a CDS encoding ABC transporter ATP-binding protein: MALLSIRNVFKSYFLHGKRIDVLRGVSLDIEKGELVSLIGASGAGKSTFLHVLGTLDIPAAGELLFEGRSVFAMNDAEIADFRNRTIGFVFQSHYLLPEFTALENVAMPALIQRRDRTESYAYARELLERVGLGSRVEHRPGELSGGEAQRVALARSLVLKPAVLLADEPTGNLDPATGEGIHQLLREVNRDLGITAVVVTHNEALARSMPRRLRLVTGQVTEA, translated from the coding sequence ATGGCACTGCTCTCCATCCGCAACGTCTTCAAGAGTTACTTCCTGCACGGCAAGCGCATCGACGTGCTGCGCGGCGTGTCCCTGGACATCGAGAAGGGCGAGCTGGTGAGCCTCATCGGTGCGTCCGGAGCGGGAAAGAGCACCTTCCTGCACGTGCTGGGCACGCTGGACATCCCGGCCGCCGGCGAGCTGCTCTTCGAGGGCCGGAGCGTCTTCGCGATGAACGACGCGGAGATCGCCGACTTCCGCAACCGGACGATCGGCTTCGTCTTCCAGAGCCACTACCTGCTGCCCGAGTTCACGGCCCTGGAGAACGTGGCCATGCCGGCGCTCATCCAGCGGCGGGACCGGACCGAGTCCTATGCCTACGCCCGCGAGCTGTTGGAGCGGGTGGGGTTGGGGAGCCGGGTGGAGCACCGGCCCGGGGAGCTGTCCGGCGGCGAGGCCCAGCGCGTGGCCCTGGCCCGGTCCCTGGTCCTCAAGCCGGCGGTGCTGCTCGCCGACGAGCCCACCGGAAACCTGGACCCGGCCACCGGCGAGGGCATCCACCAGCTCCTGCGCGAGGTGAACCGGGACCTGGGCATCACCGCCGTGGTCGTCACCCACAACGAGGCACTGGCCCGCTCCATGCCCCGACGGCTCCGGTTGGTGACCGGCCAGGTGACCGAGGCATGA
- the bamA gene encoding outer membrane protein assembly factor BamA, with the protein MPGSDAPVAPDREVREGEVVEIRIEGNRRVESEAVRRALRTQVGQVFDETRTAEDLRAVWALGYFSDVQLLVQRLPTGGITYVVRVQERPSIRTVKLSGNEELSQDDLKESIEIRALTILDMDAVRRTQKKIQEKYIDKGYFLAEVNHRVVPLEGGQVDVVFDIDENSKVMVKDIVFLGAEKVPAAKLKDVMLTKEGGYLSFITGEGTYREEVFQRDLAVIQATYYDEGFINVRVDKPTVSLSADKRYIYVTIRVTEGERYDIGKIDFAGDLVVPKEELAKLMTSSTGTHFSRTQLGQDIQAITDVYYDRGYAYANINPVTSINADERTVDLTFDVQKGPQVSIERIDVIGNTKTRDKVIRRELRVYEGELYSGTGVRRSKDRVTALGFFETVEVTQRPGSREDTIVVQVEVKEKATGTFQVGLGFSNVESFIFTAQVSQNNFLGWGQSVSASAQISSLRSLVQLSYFDPYFLDTNFLLSVDFSRVEADYLDFTRLSTGGNLSLGYQVLEDLLVNVGYSQEHVDVQAAESYGGVLLANRFLSGVTSSVRLSLTYDKRNNRLFPSKGFIHYGSVEYAPSFLGGSFLFTRYTAYSRLYFPLPLGAVFKTNATVGYIQQLDPNRPLPISELYYLGGINSVRGYLLRSISPSLLAPRSGSPDAPIERLNVGGNKQLIVNLELEFPILEKAGIRGVVFYDAGNAFATNERFFQDLQDDVPLGLFHSVGFGFRWFSPVGPLRFEWGIPITRRPDDDPLLFEFTIGNFF; encoded by the coding sequence ATGCCCGGCTCCGACGCTCCGGTCGCCCCCGATCGCGAGGTCCGTGAGGGCGAGGTCGTCGAAATCCGCATCGAGGGCAACCGCCGCGTCGAGTCCGAGGCCGTCCGCCGCGCCCTCCGCACCCAGGTGGGCCAGGTCTTCGACGAGACGCGCACCGCCGAGGATCTCCGGGCCGTCTGGGCGCTCGGCTACTTCAGCGACGTGCAGTTGCTGGTGCAGCGCCTGCCCACCGGCGGCATCACCTACGTGGTGCGCGTGCAGGAGCGCCCCTCCATCCGGACCGTGAAGCTCTCTGGCAACGAGGAGCTCAGTCAGGACGACCTCAAGGAGTCCATCGAGATCCGGGCGCTCACCATCCTGGACATGGACGCGGTTCGCCGCACCCAGAAGAAGATCCAGGAGAAGTACATCGACAAGGGCTACTTCCTCGCCGAGGTCAACCACAGGGTCGTCCCCCTGGAGGGCGGCCAGGTCGATGTGGTCTTCGACATCGACGAGAACTCCAAGGTGATGGTGAAGGACATCGTCTTCCTGGGCGCGGAGAAGGTACCTGCCGCCAAGCTCAAGGACGTGATGCTCACCAAGGAGGGCGGCTACCTCTCCTTCATCACCGGCGAGGGCACCTACCGCGAGGAGGTGTTCCAGCGTGACCTGGCGGTCATCCAGGCCACCTACTACGACGAGGGCTTCATCAACGTCCGGGTGGACAAGCCCACCGTCTCGCTCTCCGCCGACAAGCGCTACATCTACGTCACCATCCGCGTGACGGAAGGGGAGCGCTACGACATCGGGAAGATCGACTTCGCGGGTGACCTGGTGGTGCCCAAGGAGGAACTGGCGAAGCTGATGACGTCCTCGACGGGCACGCACTTCAGCCGCACGCAACTCGGCCAGGACATCCAGGCGATCACCGACGTCTACTACGACCGCGGCTACGCCTACGCCAACATCAACCCCGTCACGTCGATCAACGCGGATGAGAGGACGGTGGACCTGACCTTCGACGTGCAGAAGGGTCCGCAGGTCTCCATCGAGCGCATCGACGTCATCGGCAACACCAAGACGCGCGACAAGGTCATCCGCCGCGAGCTGCGCGTCTACGAGGGCGAGCTCTACAGTGGCACCGGCGTGCGCCGCAGCAAGGATCGCGTGACGGCGCTCGGCTTCTTCGAGACGGTGGAGGTGACGCAGCGGCCGGGCAGCCGCGAGGACACCATCGTCGTCCAGGTGGAGGTGAAGGAGAAGGCCACCGGTACCTTCCAGGTGGGCCTCGGCTTCTCCAACGTGGAGAGCTTCATCTTCACGGCCCAGGTGTCGCAGAACAACTTCCTGGGGTGGGGGCAGAGCGTGTCGGCCTCGGCGCAGATCTCCAGCCTGCGCTCGCTCGTCCAGCTGTCGTACTTCGATCCCTACTTCCTGGACACCAACTTCCTCCTGTCCGTGGACTTCTCCCGCGTGGAGGCGGACTACCTCGACTTCACCCGTCTGTCGACGGGCGGCAACCTGTCGTTGGGCTATCAGGTGCTCGAGGACCTGCTCGTCAACGTGGGCTACTCGCAGGAGCACGTGGACGTGCAGGCCGCGGAGAGCTACGGCGGCGTGCTGCTGGCCAACCGCTTCCTCAGTGGCGTGACGAGCTCGGTGCGCCTGTCCCTCACCTACGACAAGCGCAACAACCGCCTCTTCCCCTCCAAGGGCTTCATCCACTACGGCTCGGTCGAGTACGCGCCCTCGTTCCTCGGCGGCTCGTTCCTCTTCACCCGGTACACCGCCTACTCGCGCCTCTACTTCCCGCTGCCGCTGGGCGCCGTCTTCAAGACGAACGCCACCGTGGGCTACATCCAGCAGTTGGATCCCAACCGCCCGCTGCCCATCTCCGAGCTCTACTACCTGGGTGGTATCAACTCGGTGCGCGGCTACCTGCTGCGCAGCATCAGCCCCTCGCTGCTGGCGCCCCGCTCGGGTTCGCCGGACGCCCCCATCGAGCGGCTCAACGTGGGCGGCAACAAGCAGCTCATCGTCAACCTGGAGCTGGAGTTCCCCATCCTCGAGAAGGCCGGCATCCGCGGCGTGGTCTTCTATGACGCGGGAAATGCTTTCGCCACCAACGAGCGCTTCTTCCAGGATCTGCAGGACGACGTCCCCCTGGGACTGTTCCACTCGGTGGGCTTTGGCTTCCGTTGGTTCTCGCCGGTCGGTCCCTTGCGCTTCGAGTGGGGAATCCCGATCACGCGGCGACCGGATGATGACCCCCTGCTGTTCGAGTTTACGATCGGCAATTTCTTCTGA
- a CDS encoding OmpH family outer membrane protein, with protein MSLRSKLSVLALALSLAVPTLAAAADLKMGYVDYQRVMLEVDDGKSAKARLQKWLEARQKEIDAQQEALRKEKETLDKQASAMSEETRIQKATDLQKKVYDLAQKWEKSRGEAAERERKEMEPIIAKIDGVIRTIAEREGLAMVFEKRDSGLVYALNQYDLTNEVIRTYNSSKGKAKDAPVAKDAPKK; from the coding sequence ATGTCGCTTCGAAGCAAACTGTCGGTTCTGGCCCTTGCCCTCTCGCTCGCCGTGCCGACCCTGGCCGCCGCCGCCGACCTGAAGATGGGTTACGTCGACTACCAGCGCGTCATGCTCGAGGTGGACGACGGCAAGTCCGCCAAGGCCCGCCTCCAGAAGTGGCTGGAGGCGCGTCAGAAGGAGATCGACGCCCAGCAGGAGGCCCTCCGCAAGGAGAAGGAGACGCTGGACAAGCAGGCCAGCGCCATGAGCGAGGAGACGCGCATCCAGAAGGCCACGGACCTGCAGAAGAAGGTCTACGACCTGGCCCAGAAGTGGGAGAAGAGCCGCGGTGAGGCCGCCGAGCGCGAGCGCAAGGAGATGGAGCCCATCATCGCGAAGATCGACGGTGTCATCCGCACCATCGCCGAGCGCGAGGGCCTGGCCATGGTCTTCGAGAAGCGGGACTCCGGTCTGGTGTACGCGCTCAACCAGTATGACCTGACCAACGAGGTCATCCGCACCTACAACAGCTCCAAGGGCAAGGCCAAGGACGCCCCGGTCGCCAAGGACGCTCCCAAGAAGTAG